The Deinococcus carri genome segment AGGGGATGCTCGGCCAGGCTGCCGTGCCAGAGGTCCCGTTCGTGACGCGGGTGGACCTCAACACGACCCTGGCGGGCCTCAAGGCCCTGACCGGCGACGTGAACAGCCAGCCGAAGAACGCGGCCATCCTCTTCGACAAGAACGCCCGCCGGTATGTGGTGACCCCCGACGCGCCGGGCCGCCGCCTGGACATGGCCGCCGCCGCCAACACCTATGCGGCCAGTCCCAACCTGACCACGCTGACCATCCCCGTGACCGAGTGGAAGGCGCAGTACACCGCCCAGGCCCTCCAGGCCCAGGCCGACCTGGGCAACAGGCTGATGCGCCCGCTGACCGTGGGGCTTCAGGGTACGGGGCGTGCCGGGTCCCTGACGCCCCTCCAGGTGGCCGACCTGTACTGGGTGCGCGAGACCGGCATCGTCCCCGACGAGAAGACCATCGCGCGGGCCTTTGCCCGCCTGACCGACGCGGTGGACCGCCCCGCGCAGAATGCCCGCTACGCCGTGGAGGGCGGCAAGCTGGTCAAGGTGAAGGAGCAGGCGGGGCGCGTGGCCGACCGGCAGGCGGCGCTGGCGGCCTTCCGCAAGGCGGTGCTGGACCCCGCCGCGCGCACGGTCACGCTGCCCAGCCGGGTCAGCCATCCCACCCTGACGGCGGCCAAACTCCCCGACCCGGCACAGATGGAGCTGATCGCCACCGGCACCAGCACCTACTACGGCAGCAGCCGTGAGCGCCGCATCAACGTCGCCAACGCGGCGGCCAAGATCAGCGGCGTGGTGGTGCCTGCCGGCGAGAACTTCAGCTTCCTGCAGGCGCTGGGCAGCATCACGCCCGACAACGGCTTCGTGGGGGGCCTGATCATCAGTGGCGGGCGCACTGTGGACGGCCTGGGCGGCGGCGTGTGCCAGGTGTCCACCACCACCTTCCGGGCGCTGTACCAGGCGGGCTTGCCGGTCGTGGAGCGCAACCAACACTCCTACCGCGTGAAGTACTACGAGCCGCAGGTGGGCTTCGAGGCTGCCGTGTACGACCCCGGCGTGGACCTCAAGATGAAGAACGACACCGGCGCGCCCATCTTCATCCGCACCGTCAACAACGACGCGAAAAGCAGGCTGGAGGTGCAGGTGTGGGGCGTGAAGCTCAGCCGGACCGTCACCGTCAGCCCCGCCACCATCCTCTCGCGCACCGCGCACCCGCCCGCCCAGTACGTGTTCAACCCTAACCTCCCCGCCGGGGCGATGCGGCAGGTGGACTGGGCACAGGACGGCTACAACCTCTACATCACCCGCACCATCAAGGACGCCCAGGGCACCCGCACCGACAAGGTCAGCACCGTCTACAAGC includes the following:
- a CDS encoding VanW family protein, with the protein product MKVWVSGLAAAVLLGGALAMGVAAQDDGKLAPGLRVGGVEVGGLTREAALSALAAHVPTPPRVTVTAGGRSWTVGADALGWQVDPRASVDAALRASATRTLMERMEGMLGQAAVPEVPFVTRVDLNTTLAGLKALTGDVNSQPKNAAILFDKNARRYVVTPDAPGRRLDMAAAANTYAASPNLTTLTIPVTEWKAQYTAQALQAQADLGNRLMRPLTVGLQGTGRAGSLTPLQVADLYWVRETGIVPDEKTIARAFARLTDAVDRPAQNARYAVEGGKLVKVKEQAGRVADRQAALAAFRKAVLDPAARTVTLPSRVSHPTLTAAKLPDPAQMELIATGTSTYYGSSRERRINVANAAAKISGVVVPAGENFSFLQALGSITPDNGFVGGLIISGGRTVDGLGGGVCQVSTTTFRALYQAGLPVVERNQHSYRVKYYEPQVGFEAAVYDPGVDLKMKNDTGAPIFIRTVNNDAKSRLEVQVWGVKLSRTVTVSPATILSRTAHPPAQYVFNPNLPAGAMRQVDWAQDGYNLYITRTIKDAQGTRTDKVSTVYKPWQAVYETGPRG